A genomic window from Gymnodinialimonas ceratoperidinii includes:
- a CDS encoding ABC transporter ATP-binding protein, translated as MAVADEIMRPTDTVGWRSGFNTIKRVTKLALRTPWMVAIALISTVIAATLQLLVPVLLGRAVDQTQLLLSGGASGAEAATAALWATAWLVLGVWVTRGIFTVFQNYFSESVGHHVGYMLRLAYYEKIQRLSFGFHDRMHSGDLITLGMLDLEGVRMFFSTGLVRILLLSILIGVGGYLLLSTDLTLGLLALSFVPFVAWRSSVTQLKLRGTWLELQNRLSDLSRVMEENLGGIRVVRAFAGKPYEMGKYRSASENALDLAHERVDIRVRNTSMMTFSFLVAMGLVLWIGSGKVMRGDITVGTLTSFLTFMTILQMPVRQLGMLVNSFARTATCGERVFALLDLDLAITDAPGAQDLQVSDGVLRFDNVGFTYPGAAKPTLEGISFEARRGETIGIIGPPGSGKSTIAHLIPRFYDVTGGSITIDGQDIRDVTLASLRHEVVAVQQDAFLFTTSLENNIAYGDPWAPPSKIADASASAQLHQFIATLPAGYETIVGERGASLSGGQRQRMTIARTLMLRPSVLIFDDSTAAVDAGTEQRIRTTIQAQADERVTIIVAHRLNSLMHADRILFIEDGRIVEQGNHAELLELGGRYRALHDLQNRPEEAAQ; from the coding sequence ATGGCAGTCGCAGATGAGATCATGCGCCCAACCGACACGGTCGGTTGGCGGAGCGGGTTCAACACGATCAAGAGAGTCACGAAGCTGGCGTTGCGCACGCCCTGGATGGTCGCAATTGCGCTGATCTCCACGGTGATCGCCGCCACGTTGCAGCTTCTCGTCCCGGTGCTTCTGGGGCGGGCGGTCGACCAGACGCAGTTATTGCTGTCCGGCGGCGCTTCCGGAGCCGAGGCCGCCACCGCCGCGCTCTGGGCCACCGCATGGCTGGTGCTCGGCGTCTGGGTCACGCGCGGCATCTTCACCGTGTTCCAGAACTACTTCAGCGAAAGCGTGGGCCATCACGTCGGCTACATGCTGCGGCTGGCCTATTACGAAAAAATCCAGCGGCTGAGCTTCGGCTTCCACGACCGGATGCATTCGGGCGACCTGATCACCCTCGGGATGCTGGACCTAGAGGGCGTGCGGATGTTCTTTTCCACCGGCCTCGTGCGCATCCTGCTTCTGAGCATCCTGATCGGCGTCGGCGGCTACCTGCTCCTGTCCACCGACCTCACCCTCGGGCTGCTGGCGCTCAGCTTCGTGCCCTTCGTGGCCTGGCGTTCCTCGGTCACGCAGCTGAAACTGCGCGGCACTTGGCTGGAGCTGCAAAACCGCCTGTCGGACCTCAGCCGGGTGATGGAGGAAAACCTCGGCGGCATCCGTGTGGTGCGCGCCTTTGCGGGCAAGCCCTACGAGATGGGCAAGTACCGCTCCGCGTCCGAGAACGCGCTCGACCTCGCCCATGAGCGCGTCGATATCCGCGTGCGCAATACTTCGATGATGACCTTCTCCTTCCTCGTCGCCATGGGGCTGGTGCTCTGGATCGGCAGCGGCAAGGTGATGCGGGGCGACATCACCGTCGGCACGCTGACCTCGTTCCTGACCTTCATGACGATCCTGCAAATGCCGGTTCGGCAGTTGGGAATGCTGGTGAACTCCTTCGCGCGGACGGCCACCTGCGGCGAGCGGGTCTTCGCGCTGCTGGACCTCGACCTTGCGATCACCGACGCGCCCGGCGCGCAGGACCTGCAGGTCAGCGACGGCGTGCTGCGCTTCGACAACGTGGGCTTCACCTACCCCGGCGCGGCCAAGCCAACGCTGGAGGGGATCAGCTTCGAGGCCCGCCGTGGCGAAACCATCGGCATCATCGGGCCGCCGGGCAGCGGCAAGTCGACCATCGCCCACCTGATCCCGCGCTTCTACGACGTCACCGGCGGGTCGATCACCATCGACGGGCAGGACATCCGCGACGTGACCCTCGCCTCGCTGCGGCACGAGGTCGTGGCGGTGCAGCAGGATGCCTTCCTGTTCACCACCAGCCTCGAGAACAACATCGCCTACGGTGATCCCTGGGCGCCGCCCTCCAAGATCGCCGACGCCAGCGCCTCGGCGCAGCTGCACCAGTTCATCGCCACCCTGCCCGCCGGTTACGAGACCATCGTGGGCGAGCGGGGCGCGTCGCTCTCGGGCGGGCAGCGGCAGCGGATGACCATCGCCCGGACGCTGATGCTGCGCCCCTCGGTGCTGATCTTCGACGACAGCACCGCCGCCGTGGATGCCGGCACCGAGCAGCGCATCCGCACCACCATTCAGGCGCAGGCCGACGAGCGGGTGACGATCATCGTGGCCCATCGCCTGAACTCGCTGATGCATGCCGACCGCATCCTCTTCATCGAGGACGGCCGGATCGTGGAGCAGGGCAACCACGCCGAACTGCTGGAACTGGGGGGCCGCTACCGCGCCCTGCATGACCTGCAAAACCGTCCCGAGGAGGCCGCGCAATGA
- a CDS encoding dihydroorotase: MSALDTLITGGEVLLPDGLHRVDLGLSDGKVAGVYAPGTAPDAAETIDAGGKTVLPGIVDIHFHVRAPAYPERGTVLSETRAAAAGGVTTLFEMPISKPCCSTPEELARRRDHFAENAVIDFALYAAPGDLTEASRDKMMDLGNIAWKIFTTPSPAGRADEFEGLAFPDEADQMRALQLLSDTGLPIVVHAESAALLAHYEEKAKALDPADAMTHGASRPAICESVAVAKLLAMNITAQAKLHIAHVTSAETVEVLRAFAGTSDFTAETCPQYLFATEEDVAKAGIYAKVNPPIRTKADQDALWQAIEDGVINYVTTDHAPFAKAEKQAAEGDFPGAPPGVPGIEFILPAMLDAVSQGRLSLKRAHDLICANGARRYGLYPHKGALLPGSAADVTIIDLAAQTTFSPETMHTHAREVAHLFYGRCLQGRVVQTILAGTTVFQDGSVTGTQGGGRFVTPGLGK, translated from the coding sequence ATGAGCGCGCTGGACACGCTGATCACGGGCGGCGAGGTTCTGCTGCCTGACGGCCTGCACCGGGTCGATCTCGGCCTGTCCGACGGCAAGGTGGCGGGGGTCTATGCCCCCGGCACCGCCCCGGACGCGGCCGAAACCATCGATGCGGGCGGCAAGACCGTGCTGCCCGGCATCGTCGACATCCACTTCCACGTGCGCGCGCCGGCCTACCCCGAGCGCGGCACCGTGCTGTCAGAGACCCGTGCCGCGGCGGCCGGCGGCGTCACCACGCTGTTCGAGATGCCGATCTCCAAGCCCTGCTGCTCCACCCCGGAAGAGCTGGCCCGGCGGCGCGATCATTTCGCCGAGAACGCCGTCATCGACTTCGCGCTCTACGCCGCGCCCGGTGATCTGACCGAGGCCAGCCGCGACAAGATGATGGACCTGGGCAATATCGCCTGGAAGATCTTCACCACCCCCTCGCCCGCCGGCCGTGCCGACGAGTTCGAGGGCCTGGCCTTCCCCGACGAGGCCGACCAGATGCGCGCGTTGCAGCTGCTGTCCGACACCGGGCTGCCGATCGTGGTCCATGCCGAAAGCGCCGCCCTGCTGGCGCATTACGAGGAGAAGGCCAAGGCGCTCGATCCCGCCGATGCGATGACCCATGGCGCGTCGCGCCCGGCGATCTGTGAATCGGTGGCCGTGGCCAAGCTTCTGGCGATGAACATCACCGCGCAGGCCAAGCTCCACATCGCCCATGTCACCAGCGCCGAGACGGTCGAGGTGCTGCGCGCCTTCGCCGGCACCTCGGATTTCACCGCCGAGACCTGCCCGCAATACCTCTTCGCCACCGAAGAGGACGTCGCCAAGGCCGGCATCTACGCCAAGGTGAACCCGCCGATCCGCACCAAGGCGGATCAGGACGCGCTGTGGCAGGCGATCGAGGACGGGGTGATCAACTACGTCACCACCGACCACGCCCCCTTCGCCAAGGCCGAGAAGCAGGCCGCCGAGGGCGACTTTCCCGGCGCCCCTCCCGGCGTGCCGGGGATCGAGTTCATCCTGCCCGCCATGCTCGACGCGGTATCGCAGGGGCGCCTTTCCCTGAAGCGCGCCCACGACCTGATCTGTGCAAATGGTGCGCGGCGATATGGACTTTACCCGCACAAAGGGGCACTTCTACCGGGGAGCGCCGCAGATGTGACGATTATCGATCTCGCGGCCCAAACGACGTTCAGCCCCGAGACGATGCACACTCATGCACGCGAAGTTGCGCATCTGTTCTACGGCCGCTGCCTGCAAGGGCGCGTCGTGCAGACGATTCTGGCGGGTACTACCGTTTTCCAAGACGGCTCGGTTACGGGCACGCAAGGCGGCGGTCGTTTCGTGACCCCTGGCTTGGGGAAATGA
- a CDS encoding pyridoxal phosphate-dependent aminotransferase yields the protein MTSLLLQRTAPRIVEEDGSFRTKMLEIASGLDNVIALGRGDPDFHTPAHIVEAAKAALDDNQHHYTGPTGLPPLRQAICDNLKAEYGLDYDADEIIVTAGVQESIMLCMLGLVQEGDEVLITSPRFTTYDTAVHLCGGVPVPVPTFQKDDFALDVDEIEKRITDKTRMFVMVSPNNPTGAVTPPEVIRKIADLAIKHDILVIADEIYAKLIYPGHEHLSLATLPGMKERTITLNGFSKTYAMTGWRVGYMAAPADFVEKLTEPRHTLSINTCTVSQHAALAALTGPQDEMEATFRDYAERRDYLMGALTEAGLSYGAPGGAFYIYTNISSTGMKAKPFCENLLRETGVMVFPGDMFGEPDSDFIRISYLQPLPVIQEAMQRIQGFITANKKAIA from the coding sequence ATGACTTCGCTACTGCTGCAACGCACCGCCCCCCGGATCGTCGAGGAAGACGGCTCCTTCCGCACCAAGATGCTGGAGATCGCCTCCGGCCTCGACAATGTCATCGCGCTCGGGCGCGGTGATCCCGACTTCCACACCCCGGCCCATATCGTGGAGGCCGCCAAGGCCGCGCTGGACGACAACCAGCACCATTACACCGGCCCCACCGGCCTGCCGCCCCTGCGTCAGGCGATCTGCGACAACCTCAAGGCCGAATACGGGCTGGACTACGACGCGGACGAAATCATCGTCACCGCCGGCGTTCAGGAAAGCATCATGCTGTGCATGTTGGGCCTCGTGCAGGAGGGCGACGAGGTGCTGATCACCTCGCCGCGCTTCACCACCTACGACACCGCCGTGCACCTCTGCGGCGGCGTGCCGGTGCCGGTGCCGACCTTCCAGAAGGACGATTTCGCGCTGGACGTGGACGAGATTGAGAAGCGGATCACCGACAAGACGCGGATGTTCGTGATGGTCTCGCCCAACAACCCCACCGGCGCCGTGACCCCGCCCGAGGTGATCCGCAAGATCGCCGATCTGGCGATCAAGCATGACATCCTTGTCATCGCCGACGAGATCTACGCCAAGCTGATCTACCCGGGTCACGAGCACCTGTCGCTGGCGACCCTGCCCGGCATGAAGGAACGCACGATCACGCTTAACGGGTTCTCCAAGACCTACGCGATGACGGGCTGGCGCGTCGGCTACATGGCCGCCCCGGCGGACTTCGTGGAAAAGCTGACCGAACCGCGCCACACGCTTTCGATCAACACCTGCACGGTGTCGCAGCACGCCGCGCTGGCCGCGCTGACCGGCCCGCAGGACGAGATGGAGGCGACGTTCCGCGACTATGCCGAACGGCGTGACTACCTGATGGGCGCGCTGACCGAGGCAGGCCTGTCCTACGGCGCACCGGGCGGGGCCTTTTACATCTACACCAACATCTCCAGCACCGGCATGAAGGCCAAGCCCTTCTGCGAGAACCTGCTGCGCGAGACCGGTGTCATGGTCTTCCCCGGCGACATGTTCGGCGAACCCGACAGCGATTTCATTCGCATCAGCTACCTGCAGCCGCTCCCCGTCATTCAGGAGGCGATGCAGCGCATCCAAGGCTTCATCACTGCCAACAAGAAGGCCATCGCATGA
- a CDS encoding amidohydrolase family protein encodes MPEPAAWHYQKITKPMFEAEAKDCVYLGRVITCVGDEIIEDGFVHVKDGKIAAVGPRAEAPEGVETLDTEGKTLMPGMMNSHAHLSWDGIHELSQQSMYDAPEIRAYKAAGNMIKSLRAGITLVRDLGVHNANLFTKQAVAQGIFPGPRLLVSGESIIQTGGHTYWVCREASGADEMRRAVRDQVKGGADLIKIMACHDTLEFTDEELHAVIDEAHRNKLPITAHATYNDCIARVAEAGIDCIEHGGSMTDETIQLLLDKKLPIVTTFSALVIQANEKIARDFGIPEWKIEERKRAVADKSRFDGLVRAAKAGVPIVFGTDAGSPAVEHDRIVPELGFMVEVGVCPDNLDALRAITARAAVLNGMGDTLGTLEAGKLADMIVVDGKPDQDLTALEKVDMTFIDGKRMHG; translated from the coding sequence ATGCCCGAACCAGCCGCTTGGCATTACCAGAAGATAACCAAACCGATGTTCGAGGCCGAGGCCAAGGATTGCGTCTACCTCGGTCGCGTCATCACCTGCGTCGGTGACGAGATCATCGAGGATGGTTTCGTCCATGTGAAGGACGGCAAGATCGCCGCCGTGGGCCCCCGCGCCGAGGCGCCCGAGGGCGTCGAGACCCTCGACACCGAGGGCAAGACCCTGATGCCGGGCATGATGAACAGCCACGCGCACCTGTCGTGGGACGGCATTCACGAACTCAGCCAGCAGAGCATGTACGACGCGCCGGAAATCCGCGCCTACAAGGCGGCCGGCAACATGATCAAGAGCCTGCGCGCCGGCATCACGCTGGTCCGCGACCTGGGCGTGCATAACGCCAACCTCTTCACCAAGCAGGCCGTGGCCCAGGGCATCTTCCCCGGACCGCGCCTTCTGGTGTCGGGTGAAAGCATCATCCAGACCGGCGGCCACACCTATTGGGTCTGCCGCGAGGCTTCGGGCGCCGACGAGATGCGCCGCGCCGTGCGCGATCAGGTGAAGGGCGGGGCCGACCTGATCAAGATCATGGCCTGCCACGACACGCTGGAGTTCACCGACGAGGAACTGCACGCCGTCATCGACGAGGCCCACCGCAACAAGCTGCCGATCACGGCCCATGCGACCTACAACGACTGCATCGCGCGCGTGGCCGAGGCGGGCATCGACTGCATCGAGCATGGTGGCTCGATGACCGACGAGACAATCCAGCTTTTGCTCGACAAGAAGCTGCCCATCGTCACCACCTTCTCGGCGCTGGTGATCCAGGCCAACGAGAAGATCGCCCGCGATTTCGGCATTCCCGAGTGGAAGATCGAAGAGCGCAAGCGCGCCGTGGCCGACAAGTCCCGCTTCGACGGGCTGGTGCGTGCGGCCAAGGCCGGCGTGCCGATCGTCTTCGGCACCGACGCCGGCAGCCCGGCGGTGGAGCATGACCGCATCGTGCCGGAACTGGGCTTCATGGTGGAAGTGGGCGTCTGCCCCGACAACCTCGATGCCCTGCGTGCGATCACCGCGCGCGCGGCCGTTCTCAACGGCATGGGCGACACGCTCGGCACGCTGGAGGCCGGGAAGCTGGCCGACATGATCGTGGTCGACGGCAAGCCCGATCAGGACCTTACCGCACTGGAAAAAGTCGACATGACCTTCATCGACGGCAAAAGGATGCACGGATGA
- a CDS encoding M24 family metallopeptidase: MSLRPLDSTFFDRARDRLRARAQAAGLDGLLLLRAPNLAYATGLFLSANERPMGVWVPVEGDPILMLPALERENAEGTGIRDLRFYDEFPGEVPAVLWMLDQIGRKSIAIDLLDAALLDAAREKLARLDLTDHAMPVRAVKEPEEIALTVEAASFADLFLSRLHAAAGDIISQGGTEADLMADAMAHARGALFAKHKEAFAGTPMGITASVHSGPRAALPHGAVLERVPQAGETLIAGIGGSLGGYHAESGVTLIVGEISPEQRRIMAAMEACNDAGVAALAARTTCTQANDAALDALRDAGLGDTIRHRIGHGMGLEGHEAPWLAPGDDTRIETHMIFSNEPGVYRPGIDGYRTINTMVVTADGVDIPSRFQATTPIDARVIAI, translated from the coding sequence GTGAGCCTGCGGCCGCTGGACAGCACCTTCTTCGACCGCGCGCGCGACCGTCTGCGCGCGCGGGCACAGGCGGCGGGCCTCGACGGCCTGCTGCTTCTGCGCGCGCCCAACCTGGCCTATGCAACGGGCTTGTTCCTCTCGGCCAACGAGCGGCCGATGGGCGTCTGGGTCCCGGTCGAGGGCGACCCGATCCTGATGTTGCCCGCGCTGGAGCGCGAGAATGCCGAGGGCACGGGCATCCGTGACCTGCGGTTCTACGACGAATTCCCCGGAGAGGTGCCCGCCGTTCTCTGGATGCTCGACCAGATCGGGCGCAAATCCATCGCCATCGACCTGCTGGACGCCGCCCTTCTGGACGCGGCGCGCGAGAAGCTGGCGCGGCTCGACCTGACCGACCACGCCATGCCGGTGCGCGCGGTGAAAGAGCCCGAAGAGATCGCGCTGACGGTGGAAGCCGCCAGCTTCGCAGACCTCTTCCTCAGCCGCCTGCACGCGGCGGCCGGCGATATCATTTCCCAGGGCGGCACCGAGGCCGACTTGATGGCCGACGCCATGGCCCACGCCCGCGGCGCGCTCTTTGCCAAGCACAAGGAAGCCTTCGCCGGCACCCCGATGGGCATCACCGCCTCGGTCCATTCCGGCCCCCGCGCGGCCCTGCCCCATGGCGCCGTTCTCGAACGGGTGCCGCAGGCCGGCGAGACCCTGATCGCCGGGATCGGCGGCAGCCTCGGCGGCTATCACGCCGAAAGCGGCGTCACGCTGATCGTGGGCGAGATCAGCCCCGAGCAGCGTCGGATCATGGCGGCGATGGAGGCCTGCAACGACGCGGGCGTCGCAGCGCTCGCCGCGCGCACCACCTGCACGCAGGCCAATGACGCCGCGCTCGACGCCCTGCGCGACGCCGGGCTTGGCGACACGATCCGCCACCGGATCGGCCACGGCATGGGGCTGGAGGGGCACGAAGCCCCCTGGCTCGCACCCGGCGACGACACAAGGATCGAAACCCACATGATTTTCTCCAACGAGCCGGGCGTCTACCGCCCCGGCATCGATGGATACCGCACGATCAACACGATGGTCGTGACCGCCGACGGGGTCGATATCCCCTCGCGGTTCCAGGCTACCACCCCGATCGACGCCCGCGTCATCGCAATCTGA